The segment TTCTGATCTATCCTAGGACTTGCCAGATCTGTAAATTAACAAAGGGGATTTTCttgatttgtatatattttgtcGAGTCTTATCTATTCTATTCTTGATTTGGGGGTTAGGGTTAGGTCTTCTCTGATTTGgggatttttgattttttttccagctTAAGCTTCTAAAAACGGTTAAGAATCGTTATTTAATATTGTTTGAATCTTGTGGTGACGTTTTAGTTTGGTTCCATCCTTTGTGCAGTTGGCCTGTAACATTATCTGAGCTTGTCCCTACAGAGAGAGGTAAATAATTCTTCTTGTCTGAActcttattttaaaacattactattttgtcagttttttttatgttattgtAATGGTTCAATGTTTTGATTCATGCATATTTTAAGTAGCATGGCGGTATAGTTGTTGATACAGTTAGGTATCTAATCTTACATAAGGTTTGTTTAACGTCTCTTGCATGCAACTATGAGATGATTCTTTTCATTAAATTTATCTTGCATCCAAATGTAGATTGGAAAGATGGGATTTAAACGCCCTTTTGATGATGAGAAGTTTCATGAGCTCCCATTCAAACATTCTAGAGAGCAAGACTTTAGCGATAAGTCCATGCAGTTTGAAGAGTTTATTCCATCCCATGCTGTTTCGGAGAAACCTCTTGCCACGGGTAAATATTCGTGAATTTTTTAAGCGTTGGTTTTAATGGTCCAAGCTATATGTGATTGAATCTTTTCGTTTGAATGGTTTATGAAAAATAGAGAATGATGAGGGAGATCTCTCAAATCCTCAAGGAGGTGAAACCTTTGATGAAGAGTCCAATCTTGGGTACTACGGTTTTGACGTGGATGGTTGTTTCGATCGAGTCATGAAAGATTGCGACAGAGAAGCGGCAGCTCATGCTCCTTATTCTGCAAGCTATTTTGAGGTTGGTCTTGTACCTCCAAGACCATGTTCTCCTGTTGAGACTTTGTATTCTTTCCTCTTGGATCAACCTGCTAGAAAGCAAGTGCCCGTTGGACCAGATCATCAAGCCTTAATTCCTGAGTGGGAAGGTAGCCATGAGAACCTAGAAGCTTCAGGCACGTCGAAGCTATCTGGTACATGTGTTATTCCCATGCCGGCTTTGGCTATGCCTGCAAATACGGATGGCGTCGTAGGCAAAGGTAGAGAGTACTGTATCTGCCAAGACAGGGGTTCTATAAGGTGTGTGCGCCAGCATGTCAAAGAAGCTAGAGAAGAAATGGTCAAGGTGCTTGGATTTGAGACATTCAGAGACCTGGGTTTCTGTGAAATGGGAGAAGTGGTTGCACAGAGATGGAGCGACGAAGATGCAATACTCTTTCACGAGGTTGTTTATTCAAATCCCGTGGCATTAGGTCGCAACTTTTGGAACCACCTAGAAGCTGCGTTCTTTTCTCGAACCAAGCACGAGATTGTTAGCTACTACTTCAACGTTTTTA is part of the Brassica rapa cultivar Chiifu-401-42 chromosome A09, CAAS_Brap_v3.01, whole genome shotgun sequence genome and harbors:
- the LOC103840625 gene encoding uncharacterized protein LOC103840625, with translation MGFKRPFDDEKFHELPFKHSREQDFSDKSMQFEEFIPSHAVSEKPLATENDEGDLSNPQGGETFDEESNLGYYGFDVDGCFDRVMKDCDREAAAHAPYSASYFEVGLVPPRPCSPVETLYSFLLDQPARKQVPVGPDHQALIPEWEGSHENLEASGTSKLSGTCVIPMPALAMPANTDGVVGKGREYCICQDRGSIRCVRQHVKEAREEMVKVLGFETFRDLGFCEMGEVVAQRWSDEDAILFHEVVYSNPVALGRNFWNHLEAAFFSRTKHEIVSYYFNVFILRRRATQNRSLILDIDSDDDEWHGGSLVTQYVEEDEEEEDPAIESHLHQVTSKYNEKVHPFNQEEGEEDVSVSDNDTREGGAEHVDRFSGCNEERLNVEDDSYTTFELGHDALNSVWTNCTKKDETGVGEYQKKSNDPKASANGKDLQPTVSIMEEIFGHGESK